The following are encoded in a window of Nitrospinota bacterium genomic DNA:
- a CDS encoding phosphatase PAP2 family protein, with amino-acid sequence MSFISIKQNFIIPGAIAVILLLWVYRLRGLACLLAGGIMVGLNDFISHNFIKELVARPRPCHTLPDLQHITNCSNSFSFPSNHASNMFTVATVLSLCFKNLAFLAYTFAILVCYSRVYLGVHYPFDVLGGALLGIGMGVLGYKLYKKFRKFLKA; translated from the coding sequence ATGTCATTCATCTCTATCAAACAAAATTTTATTATCCCCGGAGCGATTGCAGTTATCCTTTTGCTCTGGGTCTATCGATTACGAGGGCTCGCCTGCCTGCTGGCGGGGGGAATCATGGTGGGGTTGAATGATTTCATCAGTCACAATTTTATCAAAGAGCTTGTGGCGCGGCCTCGCCCCTGCCACACACTACCCGATTTACAGCACATCACCAATTGCTCCAACAGCTTTTCCTTTCCATCCAACCACGCCAGCAATATGTTCACTGTGGCAACTGTGCTGAGCCTTTGCTTCAAAAACCTGGCCTTTTTGGCCTATACATTCGCCATCCTGGTGTGCTATTCCAGAGTTTACCTGGGAGTCCACTACCCTTTCGATGTCTTAGGCGGAGCCCTTTTGGGTATCGGAATGGGTGTCCTGGGGTATAAACTGTACAAAAAGTTTCGCAAATTCTTAAAGGCTTGA
- the hisD gene encoding histidinol dehydrogenase, with translation MKIYKFTDADYIAVVDALVNRANVNFMSHDETVRNILQDVRQKGDSALLEYTHRFDQHDLPMDRLQVTPEEIQQAYSQVKPEQIDALRLAAKNIRAFHQRQVQSSWEYREDDVLLGQIIRPLEIVGIYVPGGKASYPSSVLMNAIPAQVAGVERVVMCSPAPKGEFSPHVLVAADLAGVTEIFKVGGAQAVGAMAFGTSSIPRVDKIVGPGNIYVALAKRMVFGVVDIDMIAGPSEILIVADESARADFVAADLLSQAEHDEEAVPILVTPSESLARAVVEELETQTKQRDRGGIIKASLDNHCRLLVVASLEDGIDLANRIAPEHLELAVDKPEFWAKRIKNAGAIFLGHFTPEAMGDYLAGPNHVLPTSGTARFSSPLGAYDFIKRTSLIGYSQEALKKSAASLTILAEMESLDAHAEAVKIRVG, from the coding sequence ATGAAAATTTATAAGTTTACAGATGCTGATTATATTGCTGTGGTCGATGCCCTGGTGAACCGGGCGAACGTGAATTTCATGAGTCATGATGAGACGGTGCGTAATATTCTGCAGGATGTCAGGCAGAAGGGCGATTCAGCGTTGCTGGAATACACCCATCGCTTCGATCAACATGATTTGCCCATGGATCGCCTGCAAGTGACCCCTGAAGAAATTCAGCAAGCTTACAGCCAGGTAAAGCCTGAGCAAATTGACGCCCTCAGGCTGGCCGCAAAGAATATTCGAGCGTTTCATCAGCGCCAGGTCCAGTCCTCCTGGGAATATCGTGAAGACGATGTACTTCTCGGACAAATAATTAGGCCTCTCGAAATTGTAGGGATCTATGTTCCCGGCGGGAAGGCATCGTACCCGTCATCCGTATTGATGAATGCTATTCCTGCACAGGTAGCCGGGGTGGAGCGTGTGGTCATGTGTAGTCCGGCACCCAAGGGAGAGTTCAGCCCGCATGTTCTGGTCGCCGCTGATTTGGCGGGGGTGACGGAAATCTTTAAGGTGGGCGGCGCGCAAGCCGTTGGAGCTATGGCCTTTGGAACCTCCAGCATTCCCCGTGTGGATAAAATTGTCGGGCCGGGGAACATCTATGTGGCTCTCGCCAAGCGCATGGTTTTCGGCGTCGTCGATATTGACATGATCGCCGGACCGAGCGAAATATTGATTGTGGCCGATGAGAGCGCCAGAGCGGATTTCGTGGCGGCGGACCTTTTGTCTCAGGCAGAACATGATGAGGAAGCGGTGCCGATTCTGGTAACGCCTTCGGAGTCTCTTGCCAGGGCCGTCGTGGAAGAACTAGAAACACAGACAAAACAAAGGGATAGGGGAGGTATTATCAAGGCTTCCCTTGATAATCATTGCCGGTTGCTGGTGGTGGCATCTTTGGAGGATGGCATCGACCTTGCCAATCGCATCGCGCCGGAACATCTTGAATTAGCGGTAGATAAGCCCGAGTTCTGGGCCAAAAGAATAAAGAATGCCGGAGCCATATTCCTTGGCCACTTCACTCCCGAGGCGATGGGAGATTACCTTGCCGGACCGAACCATGTACTGCCCACGAGTGGCACAGCACGATTTTCTTCCCCTTTGGGAGCGTATGATTTTATCAAGCGAACCAGCTTGATTGGCTATTCTCAGGAAGCTTTGAAAAAAAGCGCTGCTTCGCTGACGATATTGGCTGAAATGGAGAGCCTGGATGCTCATGCCGAAGCCGTCAAAATAAGAGTTGGATGA
- a CDS encoding cytochrome ubiquinol oxidase subunit I, with translation MLGKQKRRYTAFSLAMVMAFAIYLLPGLATDAYAKEAYAGQAFAEKAFAQEVLAEEAVKGEGEPEIEWGQDVFYKDYEGNPLKGPVSGFPAPELGESDYNHYEFAPSRMILWIANQQHLYFGSFVLAVPIFCMLIEFVGIRSRESDPVMAGKYDRLAHDLMKVSLTAYSWTAILGGILLFTFITLFPGFFKYMAGVFRPVMHVYALMFLAESGVLYVYYYGWDKMQDDPFLKWIHCSLSVLLNLIGTVLMYLANSWATFMQAPGGIDEQGRFLGNIWHVIHSTLWNPVGVHRILGNIVFGGGIVGAYAAYHYLTAKTEEERAHYDWVCYVAMFICIFGLIPLPFAGYWLMKEVYAFRQQMGITLMGGIMAWLFIIQAVMIGLLFFAANSYLHNGMARVKGAHRYMKYAKYMILLLIVCFTMWMTPHTIVMTPAELKVMGGAQHPIVGHFGVMSAKNTAVNLMIVTTILCFLLYQRANKKITVPWATIGNCWIAAIFVGAAANIVFLGVYGYFLPANVRVGLSVPQVSTTLTTLFVGTAINISMFKDSESYGEIQWGTQSKVGTYAIFLLAISFTWLMGLMGYIRSAVRLFWHVTEVIRDNSVDAYTLTIGEAGKMLTFNTLFVWTQFIIVFWIASLTAKKVQAEAPEGIPVPAQQQQ, from the coding sequence ATGTTGGGGAAACAAAAGAGAAGATACACAGCATTTTCATTAGCAATGGTTATGGCATTCGCCATCTATCTATTGCCCGGTTTGGCGACCGATGCGTATGCGAAGGAAGCATATGCGGGGCAGGCTTTCGCCGAAAAGGCTTTTGCCCAGGAAGTTCTGGCAGAAGAGGCAGTTAAGGGAGAGGGTGAGCCTGAAATTGAGTGGGGTCAGGACGTATTTTACAAGGACTATGAGGGCAATCCTCTGAAAGGTCCTGTAAGTGGTTTTCCGGCTCCTGAATTAGGCGAGTCTGATTACAATCATTATGAATTTGCACCCAGTCGGATGATTCTTTGGATTGCCAATCAGCAGCATCTGTATTTTGGCAGTTTCGTTCTGGCGGTGCCGATTTTCTGTATGCTCATTGAGTTCGTTGGAATCCGTTCAAGAGAATCAGATCCTGTTATGGCTGGGAAGTATGACAGGCTGGCTCACGATCTCATGAAGGTCAGCTTGACGGCTTACTCCTGGACCGCCATCCTGGGTGGCATCCTTCTTTTTACCTTTATTACGTTGTTCCCTGGTTTCTTCAAGTACATGGCTGGAGTTTTCCGCCCTGTAATGCATGTCTACGCTCTGATGTTTTTGGCGGAGAGTGGGGTTCTGTATGTGTATTACTACGGTTGGGATAAGATGCAAGACGATCCTTTTCTGAAATGGATTCATTGCAGTCTTTCAGTTTTATTGAACCTCATCGGTACGGTTTTGATGTATCTGGCCAATTCATGGGCCACTTTCATGCAGGCTCCCGGTGGTATCGATGAGCAGGGAAGGTTCCTTGGTAACATCTGGCATGTCATTCATTCCACTTTGTGGAATCCGGTCGGTGTTCACAGGATTCTCGGTAACATCGTTTTTGGTGGTGGTATCGTTGGCGCGTATGCGGCCTATCACTATCTGACAGCTAAAACTGAAGAAGAAAGAGCGCATTACGACTGGGTTTGTTATGTTGCGATGTTTATCTGTATCTTCGGTTTGATTCCCCTGCCTTTCGCGGGCTACTGGTTGATGAAAGAGGTTTATGCTTTCCGTCAGCAGATGGGTATCACCCTGATGGGCGGAATCATGGCCTGGCTCTTCATCATTCAGGCGGTTATGATCGGCCTGCTCTTCTTCGCCGCAAACTCATACCTGCATAACGGGATGGCGCGCGTCAAAGGGGCGCACCGTTATATGAAGTACGCAAAATACATGATTCTGTTGTTGATCGTATGTTTCACCATGTGGATGACTCCGCATACCATCGTTATGACTCCTGCAGAGCTCAAGGTCATGGGCGGGGCTCAGCATCCCATTGTTGGGCATTTCGGGGTTATGTCGGCGAAAAACACTGCGGTTAACCTGATGATCGTTACGACCATTTTATGTTTCCTTCTTTATCAAAGAGCGAATAAGAAAATTACCGTGCCGTGGGCAACCATCGGCAATTGCTGGATCGCCGCGATTTTTGTAGGCGCTGCCGCTAATATTGTTTTCTTAGGTGTGTATGGTTATTTTCTTCCTGCTAACGTGCGGGTAGGGCTCTCCGTACCTCAGGTGTCAACCACTCTGACCACGCTGTTTGTCGGGACGGCCATTAATATTTCCATGTTTAAGGATTCAGAGTCCTATGGAGAAATTCAGTGGGGAACCCAGTCCAAAGTGGGAACTTACGCAATTTTCCTTCTGGCCATCTCCTTCACCTGGTTGATGGGGCTTATGGGCTACATCCGCTCAGCCGTAAGGTTGTTCTGGCATGTGACCGAGGTTATTCGCGATAACTCTGTGGATGCCTATACCCTGACCATTGGTGAGGCTGGAAAAATGCTGACATTCAATACGCTGTTTGTATGGACACAATTTATAATTGTTTTCTGGATTGCCAGCTTGACCGCCAAAAAAGTACAGGCAGAGGCGCCAGAGGGCATTCCAGTTCCAGCTCAACAGCAACAGTAA
- a CDS encoding cytochrome C — MLPEQHDILWTYMTMAYTFFALFVFGNVVKHCREREGVNTTLWGGIFGVLALVSFFETVHMFDLTQVEQISFFFNYQILTVFAILLCWGVFFKSQQIEAQSPPIVRAFFFWSTVSVLLAGYTNWLPQQRSDPPPKAAAISADLTMEDYVEMGRVIVMGAKQVAGQKSIGKGQCPLCHTFDPGDNIGRCPNLFGVEERSHGRIKEDRYKTSPVAIGETEPATGTVKGKPDQIPAEYRRAGSADLIGEDYLRESLMCPTCYVVTGYGKDGDTKSPMPVINKPPISLTPVELNAVIAWLQSKDTPGEFAKITVPLPTGGGATAEAAPAEEGDKPVFVTGNESMDQMINTLGCPLCHTIPGIEGAVGELGPKLHEKTNAPNRIKDSNYKGKAKNTKEYVRESILSPGAYVVFNEEAGESFPDGLMPTTFGQMLSVEALDKLVDFISQTEAPPKG; from the coding sequence ATGTTACCTGAACAGCATGACATTTTGTGGACGTATATGACCATGGCGTACACATTTTTCGCACTCTTCGTCTTCGGTAATGTGGTCAAGCATTGCCGGGAACGGGAGGGGGTCAACACCACCTTGTGGGGGGGGATATTTGGTGTTTTGGCTCTGGTAAGTTTTTTTGAAACTGTGCATATGTTCGATTTGACGCAAGTCGAGCAAATCAGTTTCTTCTTTAATTACCAAATATTAACCGTGTTTGCAATTTTGCTGTGCTGGGGTGTGTTTTTCAAGAGCCAGCAAATCGAAGCTCAATCTCCACCTATTGTCAGAGCGTTTTTCTTCTGGAGCACGGTTTCTGTATTGCTCGCCGGTTACACCAACTGGTTGCCTCAACAAAGAAGTGATCCGCCTCCGAAGGCGGCGGCAATCTCTGCAGATCTCACCATGGAAGACTATGTTGAGATGGGCCGTGTCATTGTTATGGGTGCCAAGCAAGTGGCGGGTCAGAAGTCGATCGGAAAAGGTCAGTGTCCTCTTTGTCACACGTTTGATCCTGGTGATAACATAGGTCGTTGCCCGAATCTGTTCGGTGTTGAAGAGCGGAGTCACGGCCGCATTAAAGAGGATAGGTATAAAACCAGTCCTGTTGCGATAGGTGAGACAGAGCCGGCCACTGGTACTGTTAAGGGGAAACCCGATCAAATTCCTGCGGAGTACCGAAGAGCGGGAAGTGCTGATTTGATAGGGGAAGATTATTTGCGTGAATCCCTGATGTGCCCTACCTGTTACGTTGTGACGGGTTATGGTAAGGATGGCGACACTAAAAGTCCGATGCCTGTTATCAACAAGCCGCCGATCAGTTTAACTCCCGTTGAGTTGAATGCGGTCATCGCCTGGTTGCAATCTAAGGACACTCCTGGTGAGTTTGCGAAAATTACTGTTCCCCTGCCAACTGGTGGTGGAGCTACAGCGGAAGCCGCTCCTGCAGAAGAAGGCGATAAGCCGGTATTCGTGACTGGGAACGAGTCCATGGATCAGATGATCAATACCTTGGGTTGTCCGCTTTGCCACACCATCCCTGGAATTGAGGGAGCGGTTGGAGAGCTCGGACCCAAGCTCCATGAAAAAACCAATGCCCCTAATAGAATCAAAGATTCAAACTATAAGGGGAAGGCCAAGAATACCAAGGAGTATGTCAGGGAGTCTATTTTGAGCCCTGGCGCTTATGTGGTCTTCAATGAGGAAGCAGGCGAGTCCTTTCCAGATGGTCTGATGCCCACAACGTTCGGGCAGATGCTTTCAGTTGAAGCACTGGATAAGCTCGTTGATTTTATTAGCCAGACAGAAGCCCCTCCAAAGGGTTGA
- a CDS encoding TIGR04282 family arsenosugar biosynthesis glycosyltransferase — translation MTKTQTKVIILFARDPVVGQVKTRLHPFLSEESIFELYTHFLHDSIQKIGRVKSADRFIGVTPADASGFFSRLKDECALEIFSQVGNDLGEKMANAFQARFAEGYERVVIIGSDSPSLPVDYIEQALSSEKDLTIGPSTDGGYYLIGMSGKLVNVFEDVAWGSDAVLAQTLERVKKSGCSLELLPPWYDVDRPEDLKFLQTHLELIEQSGQESTGGTGEFLKSLDIQLNENL, via the coding sequence ATGACAAAAACGCAAACAAAAGTTATCATCCTTTTCGCCAGGGACCCGGTGGTGGGGCAGGTGAAAACCCGTCTTCATCCCTTCCTGAGCGAGGAGTCGATTTTTGAACTCTACACCCATTTTTTGCACGACAGTATCCAGAAAATCGGGCGCGTGAAATCCGCAGACCGTTTCATAGGTGTAACTCCTGCCGATGCTTCTGGTTTTTTTTCCCGTTTGAAAGATGAGTGCGCTTTGGAGATATTTTCCCAGGTAGGTAATGACCTGGGAGAAAAAATGGCCAATGCTTTTCAAGCGCGATTTGCGGAAGGATACGAGCGGGTGGTCATCATCGGTTCAGACAGCCCGTCTTTGCCGGTAGATTACATTGAACAGGCATTGAGTTCGGAAAAGGATTTGACGATCGGCCCGAGCACCGATGGTGGTTATTATCTGATAGGCATGTCAGGGAAGCTGGTGAATGTTTTTGAGGATGTTGCCTGGGGATCGGATGCGGTATTGGCGCAAACGCTGGAGCGTGTTAAAAAATCCGGCTGTTCGCTGGAACTGCTTCCTCCCTGGTACGATGTGGACCGTCCTGAAGATTTAAAGTTTTTGCAGACGCACCTGGAACTGATAGAGCAATCGGGACAGGAAAGTACCGGGGGAACCGGTGAATTTTTAAAAAGCTTGGATATACAACTCAATGAAAATTTATAA
- a CDS encoding cytochrome c — protein MNKTLMSFIVFVGGLLVFHNVVFPIFTTKEPGWILNRYVYYLTIPAFLIFVNITLRLKPPIALNALVVWCLGFYFYKYILFPPIPWTLFITYMMLWSIGTFLYISQDADTFREFRAPIAKTIAGEYKLARMVLFVLLPVLVGFATYKAIYPAFEEPVELRTVHPAPPATTKVHGKTYTLESARNPFRVDEQDNYKDSFPFLDADKNEYMKNVTEGGTVFFQNCHFCHGDQLNGLGMFSHVFNPTPANFIDPGTIAMLRESFLFWRVSKGGPGLPNESTPWSSAMPPWEEHLTTEEIWKVILFEYWYTGWHPRTFDTEENYVGQWEKEGKPKGIY, from the coding sequence ATGAACAAAACGTTAATGAGTTTCATCGTATTTGTTGGTGGTTTGCTGGTGTTTCATAATGTGGTGTTTCCCATATTCACAACCAAAGAGCCCGGCTGGATCCTGAACAGGTACGTGTATTATCTAACAATCCCTGCATTCCTGATATTTGTTAATATCACTTTGCGGCTGAAGCCTCCGATCGCACTGAATGCGTTAGTGGTTTGGTGTCTGGGCTTCTACTTTTACAAATATATACTTTTTCCACCGATTCCCTGGACCCTGTTCATCACTTATATGATGTTGTGGTCAATCGGAACATTCCTTTACATCAGTCAGGATGCGGATACTTTCCGGGAATTTAGAGCGCCAATCGCCAAGACCATTGCAGGTGAATACAAATTGGCGCGAATGGTTCTTTTTGTCTTGTTGCCGGTCCTGGTTGGGTTTGCAACTTACAAGGCTATCTATCCTGCTTTCGAAGAACCTGTTGAATTGCGGACGGTGCATCCTGCGCCTCCCGCAACCACCAAAGTTCATGGGAAAACGTATACCCTGGAATCCGCTAGAAATCCTTTCAGGGTTGACGAGCAGGATAATTATAAAGATAGTTTCCCGTTTCTGGATGCGGATAAAAATGAGTACATGAAAAACGTAACCGAAGGTGGAACGGTGTTCTTTCAGAACTGCCATTTCTGTCACGGGGATCAGCTCAACGGGCTGGGAATGTTCTCTCATGTGTTTAATCCGACACCGGCGAACTTTATTGATCCTGGTACCATTGCCATGCTGAGAGAGTCCTTTCTGTTCTGGAGGGTTTCAAAAGGTGGCCCTGGGCTTCCGAACGAATCAACTCCGTGGTCTTCTGCAATGCCCCCTTGGGAAGAGCATTTGACAACAGAAGAGATTTGGAAGGTCATCCTTTTCGAGTACTGGTACACAGGATGGCATCCAAGGACGTTTGATACGGAAGAGAACTATGTCGGTCAATGGGAGAAAGAGGGCAAGCCAAAGGGCATCTACTAA